From the Acidobacteriota bacterium genome, the window AGGTGTGAACCACATACCATCTCTTCTCGCCCATAACCTCAACCCCTGCCAAATATAGCAAAGACCTCCCTCACCAGATAAAGAAGGCTAATATCCACCAAGTATAGGAAGATGGCGAAGATAAACACCGTGATCAACACCACAATCGTGGTCGAATATACCTCCTTGCGGCTGGGCCAGGTGACCTTCTTCAGCTCTATTATTACCTCTGAAAGAAATTTCTTTATCTTAGTAAACACCCCAATTTCCCCATC encodes:
- the secE gene encoding preprotein translocase subunit SecE, producing MGVFTKIKKFLSEVIIELKKVTWPSRKEVYSTTIVVLITVFIFAIFLYLVDISLLYLVREVFAIFGRG